One region of Alosa sapidissima isolate fAloSap1 chromosome 1, fAloSap1.pri, whole genome shotgun sequence genomic DNA includes:
- the LOC121723310 gene encoding histone PARylation factor 1, translating to MAGRGKRKPKSEPQNADSANGDAKKSRKGQDGQDSASLVSDVSAEVREEVERLYKLRMPDDFYHFWDFCKRLSPESPRDALRETLGLQLVGPFDILSERHKSSSNPQPNFHLHCRHFYDPPELQTILQGRAETQYHMGYFRDSPEALPVFIGENEAKKGCSITQMGDNLFGAVLLFLARKRKERGGRKDEAALQNMEEELRGAAESLGFPLEQKTKGMKLRDKKVVTKTFHGAGIVVPVDKNDVGYRELPETDAGLKRICKAIAEAKNDEERMKAFAPIQEMITFVQFANDECDYGMGYELGIDLFCYGSHYFYKVIRQLLPMAYNLLKRGLFGEILEAHLTNRSHDKLDQLTPA from the exons ATGGCAGGGCGCGGGAAAAGAAAACCAAAATCTGAACCTCAG AATGCAGATTCAGCCAATGGTGACGCCAAGAAATCGCGTAAAGGACAGGATGGACAGGACTCTGCTTCCCTTGTTAGTGACGTGTCAGCAGAGGTGAGGGAGGAAGTGGAGCGGCTGTACAAGCTTCGCATGCCAGACGACTTTTACCACTTCTGGGACTTCTGTAAGCGTCTGTCACCAGAAAGTCCACGGG ATGCCCTGAGAGAGACTCTTGGACTGCAGCTTGTTGGGCCTTTTGACATTCTCTCTGAAAGGCACAAGTCCTCCTCAAACCCCCAGCCTAACTTCCACCTGCACTGCAGGCACTTCTATGACCCACCTGAGCTTCAGACCATACTGCAAGGAAGGGCTGAAACCCAGTACCACATGGGCTACTTCAG AGATTCTCCTGAAGCCTTACCAGTTTTTATTGGAGAAAACGAGGCCAAGAAAGGCTGCTCCATCACACAGATGGGAGATAATCTCTTTGGAGCTGTTCT ATTGTTCCTGGCAAGGAAGAGGAAGGAGCGAGGTGGTAGGAAGGATGAAGCTGCCCTGCAGAATATGGAGGAGGAGCTGAGAGGGGCGGCAGAGTCTCTGGGGTTCCCTCTGGAGCAGAAAACCAAAGGCATGAAGCTGAGAGACAAGaag GTGGTCACAAAGACATTCCATGGAGCAGGCATTGTAGTTCCTGTTGACAAGAATGACGTTGGATACAGGGAGTTGCCAGAGACGGACG CTGGACTAAAGAGGATATGCAAGGCAATAGCTGAGGCCAAAAACGATGAGGAAAGGATGAAGGCTTTTGCCCCGATTCAGGAGATGATCACTTTTGTCCAGTTTGCTAATGATGAGTGTGATTATGGTATGGGCTATGAGCTGGGAATTGACCTCTTTTGCTATGGGTCTCAT TACTTTTACAAAGTGATCCGTCAACTGTTGCCCATGGCATACAACCTTCTGAAGAGGGGTCTCTTTGGGGAGATTCTGGAAGCCCATCTTACCAACCGTTCCCATGACAAACTGGACCAGCTCACGCCGGCCTGA
- the pde5aa gene encoding cGMP-specific 3',5'-cyclic phosphodiesterase, which yields MPCLHAESLNSLSAGGDYESKTEPVASFPSTRGIGQRRASVGLITEDTTFVTSAGWIFSPLWSRRAQSLRFGFRKGVGSETVDALLDNHSDFARTYFLQRPSRDMVNGSHSEKSSQASKEGARSKKDVRSSTPQLCRRRESHPLSGPSRRFSGPFLDRSSSTVPSLEWGEFLTLEKACCSPRSPCSPRSPRSPISPRSMRPPWSPRVMRSPRRVAPCGRRASCDWMVEIMGGAPCRQGLSEVCHRVLHHVNNAIAADLCSFALVTDDRAGGRVLSGVVFRSNNDDSYGQSQPKWDRYIMEYVIETGRSLNIMDVIEDTRFSPEMGEISGSRPKSILSLPVYNPREELVGIVMAINKTTAAGMNYGQHFFSEEDEKVLATHMGMLGVILDNAQLCENVEQESKRSQVLLELARLLSETHDSRESLLNKMASTILPITRAKLCTVFIADSADKASFAYVIDTENMGPDGNETLCKRECDVNKISLAYAVHVKNTLETLNVANISTDCNVVMLDQTTEEAGDEMRTLVCTPVRNGREGKVIGVCQLVNKQSEGACRAEVFGRGDERLLEDFALYCGLGLQNYEIQQKAQLTRAQQEVTREVLSYHISASEEEIMTLQESSIPSAQTLSLLDFSFSDFGLPDSVTTQATVRMFLDLNLVQDFNIDYKSLCRWVLSVRRGYRRDVAYHNWHHALSTAQCMFAMLKATSHLQKHFSSLEILALMIATLCHDLDHRGVNNSYIARSQQPLAQLYGHSSLEHHHYDLCVLILNNPGSEILSGLSQEDYRRCLLMVEKSILATDLALYMKRRDAFFQLAERETLSWQDQEHRELLSSMLMTASDICAITKPWPVQKRTASLIASEFFAQGDREKNEFNIRPIAVMNRENSTRVPHMQMEYIDGICAPLYKALAGMFDSCNPLFEGCMKNHENWQRLAQGEEDEVFATDG from the exons ATGCCCTGTCTCCACGCGGAGTCGTTAAATTCACTGTCTGCTGGAGGTGATTACGAATCAAAGACGGAACCTGTAGCTTCATTCCCTTCTACACGAGGAATCGGGCAACGGCGCGCCTCGGTAGGGTTGATTACTGAAGATACTACTTTTGTAACTAGCGCGGGGTGGATCTTTTCACCTTTGTGGAGTCGGCGCGCTCAATCGCTGCGCTTTGGATTTCGTAAAGGCGTTGGGAGCGAAACAGTTGACGCTCTGCTTGACAATCACTCAGATTTTGCGCGGACGTATTTCTTACAAAGGCCATCAAG GGATATGGTGAATGGGTCTCACAGTGAGAAGTCTTCACAGGCCTCAAAAGAAGGGGCTAGGTCTAAGAAGGATGTCCGTTCAAGCACACCACAGCTGTGCCGGCGGAGGGAATCCCACCCACTGTCTGGACCTTCCAGGAGGTTCTCTGGGCCTTTCCTGGACAGGTCATCATCCACTGTCCCCTCCCTAGAATGGGGAGAGTTTCTGACTCTTGAAAAGGCTTGTTGTTCACCAAGGTCCCCATGTTCACCACGGTCTCCGAGATCTCCAATCTCACCTCGGTCCATGCGGCCCCCGTGGTCCCCTCGTGTGATGCGGTCCCCCAGGCGAGTAGCCCCGTGTGGACGCCGCGCCTCCTGCGACTGGATGGTGGAGATTATGGGTGGTGCTCCATGTCGCCAGGGTCTGTCCGAGGTCTGCCACAGGGTCCTCCACCACGTGAACAACGCCATTGCTGCAGACCTATGTTCCTTTGCCCTTGTCACAGACGACAGGGCTGGTGGAAGAGTTCTCAGTGGTGTGGTCTTTCGCTCAAACAACGACGACTCGTATGGCCAGAGTCAGCCTAAATGGGACAGATACATCATGGAATATGTCATAGAAACTGGGAGGTCACTCAACATCATGGATGTCATTGAG GATACCAGATTCAGTCCTGAAATGGGTGAAATATCTGGTTCCAGGCCCAAGAGCATCTTGAGTTTGCCAGTGTACAACCCCAGAGAGGAG CTTGTAGGTATTGTCATGGCGATCAACAAGACAACAGCTGCCGGCATGAACTATGGCCAGCATTTTTTCTCAGAGGAAGATGAGAAG GTTTTGGCAACTCATATGGGGATGCTAGGTGTTATTTTGGATAACGCACAGCTTTGCGAGAATGTTGAACAAGAAAGCAAGCGTAGCCAA GTACTACTGGAATTAGCTCGTCTGCTGTCAGAAACACACGACTCCCGGGAGTCTCTCTTAAACAAAATGGCCTCCACCATCCTTCCCATCACCAGAGCCAAACTTTGCACTGTTTTCATTGCTGACAGTGCTGATAAG GCATCATTTGCATATGTCATTGACACTGAAAATATGGGTCCTGATGGAAATGAGACTTTGTGCAAAAG gGAATGTGATGTCAACAAGATAAGCCTTGCATATGCTGTTCACGTCAAAAACACACTTGAGACACTTAATGTGGCCAACATCTCCACAGACTGCAATGTCGTCATGCTT GACCAGACAACAGAGGAGGCAGGTGATGAGATGAGGACTCTAGTCTGCACACCTGTCAGAAATGGACGCGAGGGCAAGGTTATAG GAGTGTGTCAGCTTGTCAACAAGCAGAGTGAGGGAGCCTGCAGGGCGGAGGTGTTTGGCCGAGGAGACGAGCGCCTCCTGGAGGACTTTGCCCTGTACTGCGGCCTGGGCCTCCAGAACTATGAAATCCAACAGAAGGCCCAGTTGACCAGGGCTCAGCAGGAAGTGACACGAGAG GTTTTGTCTTACCACATCTCTGCATCAGAGGAGGAGATTATGACCTTGCAG GAGTCTTCCATCCCCTCAGCACAGACCCTCTCCCTTTTGGACTTCAGCTTCAGTGATTTCGGCCTGCCAGATTCAGTCACAACACAGGCAACAGTGCGCATGTTTCTGGACCTCAATCTAGTGCAGGACTTCAATATTGACTACAAG AGTCTGTGCCGCTGGGTCCTGAGTGTGAGGCGTGGCTACAGGCGGGATGTGGCCTATCACAACTGGCACCATGCCCTCAGCACTGCCCAGTGCATGTTCGCCATGCTGAAGGCAACGAGTCATCTGCAG AAACATTTCTCAAGTCTGGAGATTTTGGCTCTGATGATCGCCACCCTCTGTCACGATCTTGACCATAGAGGAGTCAACAACTCTTACATAGCACG GAGCCAGCAGCCTCTTGCTCAGCTTTACGGCCACTCATCCTTGGAACATCATCACTATGACTTGTGTGTCCTAATCCTCAACAACCCA GGTAGTGAGATTCTGAGTGGTTTGTCTCAGGAGGACTATCGACGGTGCCTGCTAATGGTTGAGAAAAGCATTCTTGCCACAGATCTGGCTCTCTATATGAA GAGAAGAGACGCGTTCTTCCAGCTAGCTGAGAGAGAGACCCTCTCCTGGCAAGATCAGGAGCACAGAGAACTGCTGAG CTCGATGCTAATGACGGCGAGTGACATCTGTGCTATCACAAAGCCTTGGCCGGTTcagaagagg ACTGCCAGTCTTATTGCCTCAGAGTTCTTTGCCCAAGGGGACCGTGAGAAAAATGAATTCAACATCAGACCCATT GCTGTAATGAACAGAGAGAACAGCACTCGTGTACCACACATGCAGATGGAATACATTGATGGGATTTGTGCACCCTTGTACAAG gctcTTGCTGGAATGTTCGACTCTTGCAATCCACTATTTGAAGGCTGCATGAAAAATCATGAAAACTGGCAGCGCCTCGCTCAGGGAGAAGAGGATGAAGTGTTTGCGACTGATGGTTAG
- the ppp2r2ca gene encoding protein phosphatase 2, regulatory subunit B, gamma a yields MGEDGESPKINHSFLRDYVTEADVISTVEFNQTGDLLATGDKGGRVVIFQRETQSKGEPEELGESGEYNVYSTFQSHEPDFDYLKSLEIEEKINKIRWLPQQNAAHFLLSTNDKTIKLWKVSERDKRPEGYNLKDEEGRVKDFSTVTSLQVPVLKPTDLMVEVRPRRVFSNGHTYHVNSISVNSDGETYLSADDLRINMWHLGITDRSFNIVDIKPANMEDLTEVITAAEFHPKHCHLFVYSSSKGTLRLCDMRASALCDKHSKIFEEPEDPGNRSFFSEIISSVSDVKFSHSGRYLLTRDYLTVKVWDLHMEKGPVETYQVHEYLRSKLCSLYENDCIFDKFECVWNSTDSVIMTGAYNSFFRMFDRETGRGVTLEAWRESSKPRAVLRTRRVYTGGRRRRGDVGVDSLDFTKKILHMAWHPAENIIAIAATNNLYIFQDRVNPETQ; encoded by the exons ATGGGTGAGGACGGCGAGAGCCCCAAAATCAACCACAGCTTCCTCCGAGACTACGTCACCGAAG CTGATGTCATATCCACGGTGGAATTTAACCAGACGGGGGATCTGTTGGCGACGGGGgacaagggagggagagtggtCATCTTCCAAAGGGAGACTCAG TCAAAAGGGGAGCCAGAGGAGTTAGGTGAATCGGGCGAGTATAACGTCTACAGCACCTTCCAGAGCCATGAGCCTGACTTTGACTACCTGAAGAGCTTGGAGATCGAGGAGAAGATCAACAAGATCCGCTGGCTACCACAGCAGAATGCCGCCCACTTCCTTCTCTCCACCAATG ATAAGACCATAAAACTATGGAAGGTCAGCGAACGAGACAAGAGGCCCGAGGGCTACAACCTGAAGGACGAAGAGGGCAGGGTGAAGGACTTCTCCACGGTGACATCCTTACAG GTGCCTGTGCTGAAACCCACGGACCTAATGGTAGAGGTGCGTCCCAGACGCGTCTTTTCCAATGGCCACACCTACCACGTCAACTCCATCTCGGTCAACAGCGACGGCGAGACGTACCTGTCTGCTGACGACCTCAGGATCAACATGTGGCACCTCGGCATTACAGACCGCAGTTTCA ACATTGTGGACATCAAGCCAGCCAACATGGAGGACTTGACGGAGGTGATCACGGCAGCGGAGTTCCACCCAAAGCACTGCCACCTGTTCGTCTACAGCAGCAGCAAAGGCACCCTGCGCCTCTGTGACATGAGGGCATCGGCGCTCTGTGACAAACACTCCAAAA TTTTTGAGGAGCCTGAGGACCCCGGTAATCGGTCCTTCTTCTCTGAGATCATCTCCTCCGTCTCGGATGTGAAATTCAGCCACAGTGGCCGCTACCTGCTCACAAGGGATTACCTCACTGTCAAGGTGTGGGACCTCCACATGGAGAAGGGTCCTGTTGAGACCTACCAG GTGCACGAGTACCTGAGGAGTAAGCTCTGCTCCCTGTATGAGAACGACTGCATCTTTGAtaagtttgaatgtgtgtggaacAGCACCGACAG TGTGATCATGACCGGTGCCTACAACAGCTTTTTCCGCATGTTTGACCGCGAGACCGGCCGTGGGGTGACGCTGGAGGCGTGGCGTGAAAGCAGCAAGCCGCGGGCGGTCCTGCGCACACGCCGAGTTTACACTGGCGGCCGGCGGCGGCGTGGCGACGTGGGCGTGGACAGCCTGGACTTCACCAAGAAGATCCTGCACATGGCGTGGCACCCGGCTGAGAACATCATTGCCATCGCTGCCACCAACAACCTCTACATTTTCCAGGACCGGGTGAACCCAGAGACCCAGTGA